DNA from Streptococcus parasuis:
CCTAGAGGAGTATGTCCTATTCTACAACCAGGACAAGTCCCGCTTTGACGAGGAAGACTACCTGGTTGCTCTGCCATTTGACGCCAAGAAGGGCTTTTCAGCAGAGTTTCTGACCTACTTCGCAGGTTTTCTCAAGGACACCGCCGATCAAGGTTTAGATGACCTCATGGACTTTTTGGCGGATCCAGAAGCCCAAGAATTTGCGGTTGCATGGGATAGCGAGGCCTTTGAAAAAGGCAGGGCAGACTTGGTAGAGGGGGAGTTTTACCCATATCCGAGGTATTGAGATGGTTCATGAAATGTTACTGGCTCCAAAACCGTTTGAAATGATGAAGTCTGGTCAGAAGACCATTGAGCTACGACTTTACGATGAGAAGCGCAAGCATATACAAATTGGAGATCGCATCCGTTTTTATTGTACAGAGAATCAGACGCAAACGATCGAGGTGCAAGTATTAGATCTTCACATATTTGATAATTTTGCTCAGTTATACAAAGAACTGGATTTATTATCTTGTGGGTATACGCAAAGCAGTATCAGAGAGGCGAAACCAGAAGATATGGAAGTTTACTATTCGCGAGAACAGTTAGAACAATATGGTGCAGTAGGTATAGAATTGAGGGTAATAGATTCTATTTGACATTCCGTTTCCTCTCTTGCTTGACTGCAGGCGAAACTTTTGCTATTATAAAAATAGAAAAGACGTTGAGTTCCAGCTCAACGCCCAGTAGGACCGCTAAACGGTGGTTCAGTTCGTTAGATTAAATAACCGTCAGAACTGTGTCAAAGTTTGCTGACGGTTATTTTTTATCTCGAATAGCTAAAATGATGACGATTATCAAATTCAGCATTCCAACAAGTAGACTTGATAAATATAAATCCAGAGATCTCCGACGTGAGAGTTTTGAAACGATATTTTTCAAAACTCGAGCTAGTGCGTGTCCTAGACAAATCTTATAGGATTTGTCGTTGCCAGATGAGTAA
Protein-coding regions in this window:
- a CDS encoding DUF3013 family protein → MAKHGFLDVLEVALDKHFTYDYELNWDKKNHAVELAFILEAQNAAGIETVDDEGNASAEDIFLEEYVLFYNQDKSRFDEEDYLVALPFDAKKGFSAEFLTYFAGFLKDTADQGLDDLMDFLADPEAQEFAVAWDSEAFEKGRADLVEGEFYPYPRY
- a CDS encoding ASCH domain-containing protein translates to MVHEMLLAPKPFEMMKSGQKTIELRLYDEKRKHIQIGDRIRFYCTENQTQTIEVQVLDLHIFDNFAQLYKELDLLSCGYTQSSIREAKPEDMEVYYSREQLEQYGAVGIELRVIDSI